From the genome of Labedella gwakjiensis:
GCCCGGCCATGGCCTCCGACGTCCTCATCATCGGGGCGGGGTCGGCGGGGAGCGTCGTCGCGAACCGCCTGAGCGCCGACCCGTCCCGCACGGTGACCGTGCTCGAATCCGGCGAGCGCGTGACGGATCCGGAGATGCGGCGGCCCGAGCTGTGGCCGTTCATCCACGGACGCTCCTACGACTGGGCGTATCGGACGACGCCGCAGAAGGGACTCGCCGGGCGCTCGCTCGACTGGGCTCGCGGCCGCGGTCCGGGCGGCTCGAGCCTCGTGCACGCGATGGCTCACATGCGTGGCTGCCGCGCCGACTTCGCCCGCTGGGTGGAGGCGACGGGTGACGAGCGCTGGTCGTGGGATTCTCTCCTCCCCTCCTTCATCCGTTCGGAGTCGTTCTCCGGCGGAGCGAGCGACGTGCACGGCGATTCCGGTCCCCTCCCCGTGCTGCTTCCGGGCCCGGATCTGTCGAGCCCGCTCGTGCTCGACTACCTCGCGGCGTGGGAGGCGCTCGGCGTGCAACGGATCCCCGACCACAACGGCGGGGAGATGCTCGGCGCCACCCCCAACTCGCTGACCACCCGCGACGGTGAGCGCGTGACCGTGTCCGACGTCTACCTCGACCCGGTGCTGGGCCGCCCGAACCTCACGCTGCTCACCGGGGTGACCGTGCACCGGCTGATCGTGTCGCGCGGCCGGGTCACCGGTGCGGCCGTCACGCGCGACGGCCGCGACGAGATCATCGAGGCCGACACCGTGATCCTCTGCGGAGGGTCGATCGGCGATCCCCTTCTTCTCATGCGTTCGGGCATCGGCGACCCGGAGGTGCTCGGCGCCGCCGGAGTCGAGACGGTGCTCGAGTCGCCCGAGGTGGGCCGCAACCTCCACGACCACCTGCTCGGCGCCGGCAACCTCTACTCCTCTCGCATCCCCGTTCCGCCGAGCCGACTGCAGCTGTCGGAGTCGATGACGTACCTGTCGAAGGACGGCTGGGAGCGCACGAGCGGAGCGGCGGACATCGTGGTGGGCTGCGTCGTCGGCCCGAGTGCGTCCGAGTCGTTCACGGCGGAGGCCGCGCACGTCGCGCCGGGCGCTGGCTACACGCTCCTCTTCGGCGTCACGAACCCGACGAGCCGCGGCTCACTCCGCATCTCCGGGCCGGACATCGGAGACGAGCCGATCATCGACCCCAACTACCTCGACACCGAGCACGACCGCGAGATGTTCCGCCTCGCCCTCGAGCACGCGCGCATGGTCGGCCGATCGGACGAGCTCGCCCGCTGGCGCGACTCGGAGGTCCTGCCCGGCCCCTCGGTCTCGACGCCGGAGGAGGCCGACGCCTTCATCGCGCGAGCCGCGATCACGCACCACCACCCCGTCGGCACCCTGCGGATGGGCCACACGGACGACGCCCCAGTGACCCCCGACCTGCGCTTCCGCGGCGTCGACGGGCTCCACGTCGTTGACGCGTCCGTGATCCCGTCGATCACGGCCGGCCCGGTGCACGCCTCGGTGCTCGCGATCGCGGAGTCGTTCTCGGCGGCGGCGTCCTACTGATGAGCCCGCTCCTACCAGGAGCCCTAAGTGCATCTCACCCGACTTGAGCGCCCGCTGCCGCACGACTGCAGCTCCCGATCGTTGAAAAAGCCTGCACGCGGGGGTCAGGGAAGCAACCGCTGACCACTTCTTAGCCATGTTCCGACTCCGTTTTCCTTACCCCCGGAAGTTCTCTCCGTACTGCCGGTATCCCTCGTAGTCCGGAAAGAGGACGCGCGCGGAGCGGTTGTACGTTCCCTCGAGGTACTTCCTGAGCTTGACCTTTAGCTGCGCGTTGATCAGAATCGCGACGAAAGGCAGGGCTGCGGGCGCCCCGGCACCGCGAGGTTCAGCTAGTCGTCGCTCCAGCTGCTCTTGATCGATGCGCTTCCATGTCACACGTATTGAGTCGAACGGCGTGGGGGAAATCAGGGTAATGCCTGAGCCAAGGGCTTTGTCCTGCACTGGAGGAACCGCACCTGCAACAAAGAACCCCTCTTGAGCCCGAAGTCGAGCGTTTGGCGCAGCTGACTCCAGGATGAATGGGGTCCCTTGCAGGAGAGTTTGTTTGAGCCGCGCCGACTGCGGATCCGACACGGTCCCCCAGGTCGCTACTGAAGTGACAGTTGAGAGCCGATCCCAATTCGTGACGTTTAGGGCCAGAAGCAACCCGCTCTTGGCCGTACCTTCGACCGACGGCTGACACGCAAACCAAAGTGCCGTCATTGGGTTACTGGTTACGTCGATGAGACGTGTTGGGACGCCGAAATGCTGCAGATCGGACAACAACTGTAGGTCGTCGACACGTCCAGTGGCATGCACTCCGAGGCCCCATTCTCGTGCTTCACGAAGTATCTCAAGCTCGGCCCGCCGAACATCATCCTCAGTTGGACCAGCTATGCGCTGCAATGAAGAGCTGACACTGTAATCGGCGCTACTCATCCCCCGCCAAGCAAAGCGCTGACCAGTGCTATAAACGCCGATCGAGCCTATGAAGTTCATGACGTCCCGAGCGCTTGCTGGCTTTACCCAATGCCGGGTACTTTTCCACTTCCAACCAACGTCCATGGGGGGAGAGTAGCGCTCATTCGAGGAACAGTTAACAGAGGATCTATGCGCGACGCAGGCAGACTGGTCTAGCCTCCGTAACACGTCCGATTCGTGCTGGGAGTCCCGTCAATGAAGCTAACCCGTGTCGATATCCGGTTCTATAAGTCGTTCAACTTTGACTTCGAACTGAAAGCGCATCCGAAGGCCAAGCGCGAGGCTTGGGAGGATCAAGATGGCCCTTGGTTCCCGTTCGTACGAGTTCCGATCGACGGGGACATCACCGCAGTGGTTGGTGCAAATGAGTCAGGCAAGAGTCATCTGCTCGGTGCAATCAAGGCAGCGCTCGGCGTCACGCCAATCGATCGAGCCGATTTTTGCCGGTACTCCGCGCAATACTCGGTACAGCTTGAGCAATTGCGGCACCCAGAGTTTGGCGCATGGTTTGAACTCGAGCCCGAGGAGGAACGCGTCAATCTTCCTGCTCTAAAGAACGCGAGCCAATTCGCGCTGTTTCGCCCAGGTGCAGAAACCCCGTTCCTCGTCGTTGATGGCGAGCGTGTCCCGATCACCGCCGAGGAACTGAAAGTGCTGCAGTTGCGACTTCCAGGCGTATTCGTCATGGAAACAGATCTCGCAATTCCCGACAGCGTGTCCATCCGCCGCCTTGCGGGAATGACCCGTCCTACGCTTCGACGGCCCCAGCGGAGCGAACTTCTTGAGGAACTCGAGACGTCCGACCGATCCGAAAGTTCGCTCGGCACGCTCCTCGTCAAGTTACTCAGCCAATCCAGGCCAGTTAAGGGTGCGAGCGCTGATGAGGAGGCCGAGTTCAACCTCGCTCGCAAACTCCTTCTAGACGCCGCGAGGATCGCCCCCTCCGCGTTCCAGGAACTACATCGTGGGCTCGCAGAGGGCAAGGAAGGCTGGGTGGAAGGGCTAGTCGGTCGCATGAACGCCGCAATAAAGGAGAATCTGAACATCCAGCGTTGGTGGACTCAGGATAAGCAGTTCGATCTCCTCGTAGAAGCTCGTGAACATGAAATCGCGCTGACCATCCAAGATCGGACCACATCTACCTATTCGTTTAAGGAACGAAGCCAGGGCCTACGTTTCTTCCTAAGCTATTTTGTTCAGCTCATCGCACACCGCCTTGCCGGGAACGGCCGTGAAATTCTCTTGTTGGATGAACCCGACGCCTACCTCTCGAGCGTCGGACAGCAGGATCTTCTCCGCATCCTCCACGACTACGCGCGCCCCGAAGATGGCAGCCTCGGGGGACAGGTCGTGTACGTCACGCATTCACCCTTCCTCATCGACAAGAACGCACCCCAGCGGATACGGGTACTTGATAAGGGTGTGGACGAGGACGGCACCCGCGTAGTCAAGGATGCTGCAAACAATCGGTATGAGCCCCTCCGCTCCTCACTGGGCGCCTACATTTCCGAGACCGCCTTCATCGGAGGTCAGAACCTCTTCGTTGAAGGCGCTGGCGACCAGGTCATACTCGCTGGGCTCTCCGCCCATATTGCTCACGTTGAAGAATCCACCACGTCAGTGATGGACCTGAACCAAGTCACAATTGTCGGAAGCGGTGGCGCGGACGGGGTCCCTTACATGGTCTATCTCGCTCGGGGCCGAGACACAGTTAAACCCGCATGCGTCGCTCTATTAGACGGTGATGACGCTGGCCACCGCGCTGAACGCGTCCTTCGCCGAGGTGCTGACACACGGAGACAACGCATACTCGACGACGACTTCATCGTCAGAATCGATACCTGGGCCGACGGGCACAGCCTGCAAACCGATTGGGGAACCACCCCGATTGAAATTGAAGACCTCATCCCTGTGCCCATTGCACGCCGAGCGGCACTAAATCACATCGCTCGGTTCACCGACCTCACCGAGATAGCTGGCGCTAGCTTCTCCGCCGACTCCATCCTTGCTTCCGCCCAGGAACACAACAACATGTGGGCTGCCCTGGGGGCCTGCGTGAATGACACGTTCCCCGACGAGCATTTGGAGAAGGCAGGGTTCGCCAGAGAAGTGGTGAAGTTGCTAGAGCTGACCCCCAATGTCGAAGCCGCAGATGAGATCCGCCGCCGATTCGCCCTCCTGCTGGGTGATCTCGCTCGCCTACTGGAGGACGCTTCGGACAGGGAAACAAATGAGCGATCGAGTGACCAACTCGCCCGGCACATCCATTCGTTCCTCACCGACCACCCCTCCGGTATGCGGAAGTACGACGCGGGCCGACTCCTTCGCCAACTCGAGCTCGCCACGCCACAAGACTCACGCGCCGACGACACCCGCCTCGCACTGACATCAATCCGGCGCCGCTACGAGCTTGACGACCGAAGTCACCCTGCTGTCCCGCGATTCGAAGAGTTTCGGGACGCGATTCGAGCCCTCGGCCAACTGGAACGCCTTCAGTATCAGGAGGAAACCGAGACCGATCCCTCGGCCGCTGTCTCTCGCACTCCGGCTGACCCAGAACAGGGAACGAACACGCCCAGCGCGCCAGATCAGACAGATACGCCAGGCTGATTCGCCATGTCGAATTGCGACTAATTGACTGAGTTGCGGCCCGGAGAACGTCGGGACTGGGCTACGCGAAGCGCCATGCTGAGCGGTGCATCACCGGCCTAGTGCCGGACGGCCGACGCTCTATGGCCTTTCATCGATCGCGCAGTCCGCGATGAACCCCATGAGCGACGTCGCGTCGTCGTCCGTGAACAGGACGTCGAGGGCCTTGTTGAACTCGAACTGGCGGGCGAACGGGATGTTGACCACCTCGTACCCGTCGGCCATGAGGATTCCGGACATCATGAGTCGCGCTGTGCGCTTGTTGCCGTCGAAATAGAACTGCGCGCGCGTGGCCGCAGCGAAGTAGGCGAGCGCCCGTTCCCGTGCGTCGTCGAGCGTGTCGAGGAAGTCGACGGTGTCGGTGAAGCGGGCCTGCAGCTCCTCTTGCGGGACCCCGGCGACGATGCCGCCGCTTGCCAGGAGCACGTTTCCACCGCCGCCCGTCGGCCCCTCGCCCCGGAACGCACCGGACTCGATCGCCTCGTGCGTGGCGACCCGTCCGTGCAGGTCGTCCGACACCGCCTTCGTGAGGGCGAACCGGCCGGCTCCCACGAGGTCGTCGAGTCGGGAGTAGCCGTCCACGAGCGCGAGGACTTGTTTCTCCTCCTCGATCCTGCGGCCACCGACGGTGACGCCATCGAGGAGCGTGCGGACCTCCGGCAGCGTGAACGTGTTCCCCTCGAGAGCAGCTGCGTTCCACACGAGATCCGGGAGCGACTTCTCGAACCGGAACCGCGCGCGGGACGTCGACGACATCGCTATGCGCTCGAAATCGATCCTCGACGCGTCCCAGCGGATGCCGGTCGCGGCGAACGACTCGGCTCCCGCCGTGGACCGAGCCGGAACCTCGGGTGTCTTGTCCGCGAGCGGACGGCTGCCCTCCGGGCGGCCGGGCCGTCTCACATATGCATTGAGGCCGTCGCCCCACCCATTCGTCTCCGTCATCGCGTCCGCCCGAGGTGAGCGAGCGCCTGGTCTCGTGCGTCGTCGCCGAGACCGGCTGCGTCGATGTGAGCCTGAAGAGGCGAGACGAGCTCCACGTCCTCGATGGCCCCTCCCCCGGCGAAAACCGACGGATGCGCCGGCACGACTATGAGGTCGCACCGCTCCACGCGCCCCGGGCGGAAGCTGTCACCGAGGAGCTGGGCGATCTTCCGGGCGTCCTCCACCCAGAGGATCGTCGGAGCGTCGACCTCGATGCCGAGCGCGTCGAGCGCCGCCCACCCTGATAAAGCCCAACGCCCCTGCGATGACCGGCCAGCCGAAACAAGGCGATCCACTCGCCGGTGATCGCCACGGAGGTGGACGGCGTCCGGTCGGTGCGTCGGCGACGATGCGCGGCCCGCCTCATCGATGATCGCGACCTCTCGGTCGACGCCAGCGGTCCCGGCGGCGAAACGCTCAAGGCGGTCGCGCCACTCGGCCGAGGTCTCGGCCCACTCGTCGACCGATCGATCACCCAGGATCGTGCGAGCCGCGGCGGCGGCAAGCGGGTCACTCAGGGGAACGAGGCTCGCATCGATGTCGAACCCGGCGGCGATGGCCAGTTCGCGGAGATCGTCTGTGCGCGGAACGGCACCGTTGAGCAGACGGTAGAGCGTGGGCCGGCTGACGCCCGAGCGCTGGGCGACCGATGACACGCTGAGCGGCGCCGCCTCGCGGACGGCCCCGACTACTTCTTCGATGCGCACAAGTAAAGCGTATCAATTGTGAGACATAATTCTAGATTGCCTCATAATTGATACTTAAACTCAAGTTGCCGTTCGTATCGACGAAATGCGGACGAGTCGCCTGGCATTGCCGAGGATGAAGAATGACGTGAGCGACGGCGAAGGAAATGGGTATCCGACGGAGTTCACGTGACGATGTCCCCCGAAGGGAGAAGAGCGTTTCGCTTTTCCGCCTTATTCCTCGCGCGGCTACTGGTTTCGGATGCTGGCTGTTGGGCTGCCCGATGAGCACAGGGTGGAGGTTGTCAGGACGCTCCCACCAGCCACCGCGTTTTTGAACGCTCCCAAAGCGGCCTCGACGCTGATATTGCGGGTGGCCTTCCACGTCTGACTTCCCCAGGTGGCAAGTCCCGTGAACGAGTAGCTCTCCGCGTCCCACGGTGACGTGACGGCAACGTTCCAGGTCTGGCTCACTGGCTGGCCCTTGTTCGAGAAGATCGTGTAGCCGGTGCGGATCTGAGTTGTGCTGTTGAAGTACACCCAGGAGTCGCCGCAGGTGCCATGCGCCGTGTTGTTCGTCCCAACGGTCCCCTTCTTGGGAAGGGCGACGGCGTGAGAGAAGTCGCCATCTGGTGTGCCCGGTGCGACGATGAATTCTGTGCCGGCGGAGTTTTTGCGAACCTCGTAGCCATTCGCGATCGCGTTTGCTTTCGTCAGAGGGATGCTGGTCAGTTCAACCTTGACGTACTCGCCGATAGGCACTTCGTCGGCGATAGCTGGCGTGGCAGCGCTCCCGACAATCAGTGCTCCCAATACGGCTACCCCAGCGCCCCAGGTGCGAATTCCGTGCTTCATTGCTTCCCCTCTCGGCCAGGCCGAAGAAGGCCGGGTGCTCGCAGCCTAAACCCGAGGTACGGCCACCTGAGGCCCCCAGTGCGGGGCGTTAGGAGGGGGTCGGCTCAACCAAGAAGACGTGGGTATCGTCGTCCAGAGGCCGCGCAGCTTCGGCGTCTGTCGTTCCTGCCAGACGCAGTCCGACTCGTGCGAGAAGACCGTCGAGGTGTGCGCCGAGCGTGATCCGGTCGACGAACTCGAGGGAGGAGAAAGCGTCTTCAGCGATCGGCTCGTCGCTGGAGAGGCTCGTAACCCGAATGTCCCAGCTCTCCGCCCAATCGGCGGCACCAGCCACGCGCTTTGCTTGCACGCGCTGGGCGCGAGCGACGTCCTGAGCACTCATGGCGTAGATGGGCTGCGTCATCGACCCTCCTTGGATATGGCGATGACACTACCTTCACGAAGTTGAGGTGCGCTGATATTCGCCAGGTTGAACCGAAGGTCGATCCGCTCGCCGACGTGCTCGTGAACGCAGACGACTGAAACTCCGCTCTACGGGATGTCGTTCGGCCCGCGACCATTGGTCGCCGGACCGCGTCGACGTGCGGACTTCCGCCCTCGAACCCCGTTCGAGGAGACGATAGCCCGCACGTCGCGGGGGTGGGGCGGACCGTCAGGGACGGCTGAAGGTGCCGATGAAACGCGCCTGCTCGGCGATGTTGCCGGCGTAGGTCGTGAGGAAACCCTCGCGGGACGGCTCGCCCTCCACCTTCGTCTGCAGCGCGTAGACCCAGAAGTAGTAGTGGTGCTCGCCGTGGCCGGCCGGCGGCTGCGGGCCGAACCAGCTCGACTCGCCGAGGGTGTTCGGCCCCACGCGCACGCCGTCCGCCTCGAGGTCGAGGGTCGTGGCGTCGGGCGCGACGCCGTAGACCACCCAGTGCGTGAAGCCGTTGGGCAGCGGGGCGTCGGGGTCGTGCACGATGACCGCGAGCTCGACGGTGCCCTCGGGGGCGCCCGAGAACGAGACGGAGGGCGTGTCGTTGCCTCCGTCGGCGCTGAAGTTCTCCGGGATGCGCTCGAGGTTCTGGATGTCGGCGCTCGAGATGGCGAGGTCGGCGAAGAGGGGCATGGGTGTGGTTCCTTTCGGTCAGATGCCGAGAGCGCGAGCGATCTCGGCGGCAACGATGTCGGGGTTCTCTTCGGGAATGTAATGGTCGGCCGCGGGCACGTCGACCCACCGGTCCTCGGGGCGATCCTGTGCTGCACGTTCCCACGCGGCCTCGCTCACGATCGCACTCGCGCTGCCGCGGAGGTGCGTCATGGCGGTGGGAACGGAGCGAAACTCCTCGTCGAACGGCGTGCGGAAGCCGTCGATGAGCTGTGCCATCGCGGACGGAGAGGCGAGGGGTGCCCAGCCCCCGTCGGCCGTGGGCTGGTAGCCCCAGCGGGCCCGGCGCGAGACGGCCCCCGGCAGGATCTTCGGGTAGCGGGCGGCGAGGTACGCCTCGATCTCGGCGACATCCGCGAACTCACGGAACCCGCCGGCCACGCGCACCGCGAGCTCGTCGAGCACGTCCGCCTCGACGTACGGCGTGTAGTCCACGACGACGGCTCCCGAGACGCGGTCGGGATGCAGCGCCGCCGCGAGCCACGCGTTCCGCCCGCCGAGCGAGTGACCGGCCACGAGGGCGTGCTCGATGCCGAGGGCGTCGAGGACGGTGACGACGTCGGTCACGAAGTCGTCACCCGCGTAGCCGTGATCCGGCTTGTCGCTGCGGCCGTGACCGCGCTGGTCGAGCGCGATGACGGTCGCCCGGTCGGCGAGCAGGTCGCCGACCGGCTCCCACACGGCGTGGTTCGCCGACGTGCCGTGCAGGAGCACGACGGCCGGGCCGGCCCCCCGCACCCGGAACGCCAGCTCTATGCCGGCGCCCCGGGTGCGGGAGAGGCCGTCGCCGATGTCGACGACGGAGGGCGTCAGGGCCATCAGACGTTCGGGATCGAGGCCAGCGTCTTCCGCGCGGCGATGAGGCCCGTGATGATCTCCTTGCGCTTGGCGTCCACGTCGCCCTCGCCGTACTCGTACATTCCGCCGTTCGACTTGAAGCCGAGCTGGCCGGCGGCGATCTTGTCCTTGATGAACTCCGGGGTGTCCGTGCTGTTGTCGAGGTCCTTGTTGAGGTAGCTCGAGACCGCCTGGTAGATGTCGAGGCCGGCCATGTCGAGCAGGCGCGTAGGGCCGACGACGGAGAGCTTGTAGCCGATGCCCCATTTCACGCACGCGTCGAGGCCCTCTGGCGTGACGATGCCCTCTTCGAGGAGC
Proteins encoded in this window:
- a CDS encoding GMC family oxidoreductase; the encoded protein is MASDVLIIGAGSAGSVVANRLSADPSRTVTVLESGERVTDPEMRRPELWPFIHGRSYDWAYRTTPQKGLAGRSLDWARGRGPGGSSLVHAMAHMRGCRADFARWVEATGDERWSWDSLLPSFIRSESFSGGASDVHGDSGPLPVLLPGPDLSSPLVLDYLAAWEALGVQRIPDHNGGEMLGATPNSLTTRDGERVTVSDVYLDPVLGRPNLTLLTGVTVHRLIVSRGRVTGAAVTRDGRDEIIEADTVILCGGSIGDPLLLMRSGIGDPEVLGAAGVETVLESPEVGRNLHDHLLGAGNLYSSRIPVPPSRLQLSESMTYLSKDGWERTSGAADIVVGCVVGPSASESFTAEAAHVAPGAGYTLLFGVTNPTSRGSLRISGPDIGDEPIIDPNYLDTEHDREMFRLALEHARMVGRSDELARWRDSEVLPGPSVSTPEEADAFIARAAITHHHPVGTLRMGHTDDAPVTPDLRFRGVDGLHVVDASVIPSITAGPVHASVLAIAESFSAAASY
- a CDS encoding FRG domain-containing protein produces the protein MDVGWKWKSTRHWVKPASARDVMNFIGSIGVYSTGQRFAWRGMSSADYSVSSSLQRIAGPTEDDVRRAELEILREAREWGLGVHATGRVDDLQLLSDLQHFGVPTRLIDVTSNPMTALWFACQPSVEGTAKSGLLLALNVTNWDRLSTVTSVATWGTVSDPQSARLKQTLLQGTPFILESAAPNARLRAQEGFFVAGAVPPVQDKALGSGITLISPTPFDSIRVTWKRIDQEQLERRLAEPRGAGAPAALPFVAILINAQLKVKLRKYLEGTYNRSARVLFPDYEGYRQYGENFRG
- a CDS encoding Fic family protein; protein product: MTETNGWGDGLNAYVRRPGRPEGSRPLADKTPEVPARSTAGAESFAATGIRWDASRIDFERIAMSSTSRARFRFEKSLPDLVWNAAALEGNTFTLPEVRTLLDGVTVGGRRIEEEKQVLALVDGYSRLDDLVGAGRFALTKAVSDDLHGRVATHEAIESGAFRGEGPTGGGGNVLLASGGIVAGVPQEELQARFTDTVDFLDTLDDARERALAYFAAATRAQFYFDGNKRTARLMMSGILMADGYEVVNIPFARQFEFNKALDVLFTDDDATSLMGFIADCAIDERP
- a CDS encoding YbhB/YbcL family Raf kinase inhibitor-like protein, producing MPLFADLAISSADIQNLERIPENFSADGGNDTPSVSFSGAPEGTVELAVIVHDPDAPLPNGFTHWVVYGVAPDATTLDLEADGVRVGPNTLGESSWFGPQPPAGHGEHHYYFWVYALQTKVEGEPSREGFLTTYAGNIAEQARFIGTFSRP
- a CDS encoding helix-turn-helix domain-containing protein, whose translation is MRIEEVVGAVREAAPLSVSSVAQRSGVSRPTLYRLLNGAVPRTDDLRELAIAAGFDIDASLVPLSDPLAAAAARTILGDRSVDEWAETSAEWRDRLERFAAGTAGVDREVAIIDEAGRASSPTHRPDAVHLRGDHRRVDRLVSAGRSSQGRWALSGWAALDALGIEVDAPTILWVEDARKIAQLLGDSFRPGRVERCDLIVVPAHPSVFAGGGAIEDVELVSPLQAHIDAAGLGDDARDQALAHLGRTR
- a CDS encoding alpha/beta fold hydrolase → MALTPSVVDIGDGLSRTRGAGIELAFRVRGAGPAVVLLHGTSANHAVWEPVGDLLADRATVIALDQRGHGRSDKPDHGYAGDDFVTDVVTVLDALGIEHALVAGHSLGGRNAWLAAALHPDRVSGAVVVDYTPYVEADVLDELAVRVAGGFREFADVAEIEAYLAARYPKILPGAVSRRARWGYQPTADGGWAPLASPSAMAQLIDGFRTPFDEEFRSVPTAMTHLRGSASAIVSEAAWERAAQDRPEDRWVDVPAADHYIPEENPDIVAAEIARALGI